One segment of Pseudoalteromonas rubra DNA contains the following:
- a CDS encoding ATP-grasp domain-containing protein: protein MRGWIIYKDSANLLKPETYEIKRLLEVAQEENIDLQVFSPDQFDLLVSREDDQSVLIDGEPVSLPDFVLPRMGAGTTYFALAIIRHLERLGVHCFNSSEATETVKDKLFAQQILAQQNLPTPKTMLVKFPVNIDLVEKQIGFPVVVKTLSGSQGSGVFLSKTRSEFDDLMQLIEATSPKANIILQKFIKSSHGRDLRVLTIGGRVVACMERNSGGANFKANVSAGAKGLSHPITPEIEWLATQTANILNLDMAGIDLLFDEEHFKICEANSSPGFEGLEAAVDVDVAREILHFIRIRLGIFDKKKPKVSEAKKQVAKPHLTSA, encoded by the coding sequence ATGCGTGGATGGATTATATACAAAGACTCGGCAAACCTTTTAAAGCCAGAAACATACGAAATTAAACGCCTACTGGAAGTTGCCCAGGAGGAGAACATAGATCTGCAGGTGTTTTCTCCTGATCAGTTTGACTTGCTGGTATCTCGTGAAGACGATCAAAGTGTTTTGATCGATGGCGAGCCGGTATCGCTGCCCGATTTTGTGTTACCTCGTATGGGAGCTGGAACAACGTATTTTGCACTGGCGATTATTCGTCACCTTGAGCGGCTCGGCGTGCATTGTTTTAACAGCTCAGAAGCAACTGAAACAGTAAAAGACAAATTGTTTGCACAGCAGATCCTGGCACAGCAAAATTTACCCACGCCAAAAACCATGCTGGTGAAGTTTCCGGTTAATATTGATCTGGTTGAAAAGCAAATTGGATTCCCGGTGGTGGTAAAAACGCTGTCCGGCTCACAGGGCAGTGGGGTCTTTTTGTCAAAAACGCGCAGTGAGTTTGACGACTTAATGCAGTTAATTGAAGCGACCAGCCCGAAAGCAAACATTATTCTGCAAAAGTTCATTAAGTCGAGTCACGGTAGGGATTTACGTGTATTGACGATTGGTGGGCGTGTGGTTGCTTGTATGGAGCGAAATTCAGGCGGCGCAAACTTCAAAGCGAATGTGAGTGCGGGCGCGAAAGGCCTGTCGCATCCAATCACCCCCGAGATAGAATGGCTAGCAACGCAAACGGCGAATATTCTTAATCTGGATATGGCGGGGATCGATCTGTTGTTTGATGAAGAACACTTTAAGATCTGCGAAGCGAATTCGAGTCCAGGTTTCGAAGGCTTAGAAGCTGCGGTTGATGTTGATGTGGCGCGGGAGATACTGCACTTTATCCGAATTCGTTTGGGGATATTCGACAAGAAAAAGCCAAAGGTCTCAGAAGCCAAAAAGCAGGTGGCTAAGCCACACCTTACCAGCGCTTAA
- the queC gene encoding 7-cyano-7-deazaguanine synthase QueC — protein sequence MSEKVVVIYSGGMDSYTVLNKALKSGYEVYALSFNYGQRHVKELEVARQACDELGVAHKIVDISAINQLIGGSSLTDDIEVPEGHYEEESMKSTVVPNRNMILLSLAVGYAVSLKASKVFYGAHSGDHAIYPDCRPEFVKKMDDVCRIANYEEIEIVCPYLNNSKIEILTDGLKMGLDYSKTWTCYNGREKACGKCGACQERLEAFTLNQASDPLSYE from the coding sequence ATGAGCGAAAAAGTCGTTGTTATTTATTCCGGTGGCATGGATTCATATACAGTCCTGAACAAGGCACTTAAATCAGGCTATGAGGTCTATGCACTGTCTTTTAATTATGGCCAGCGTCATGTAAAAGAGCTCGAAGTTGCACGTCAAGCCTGCGACGAACTCGGTGTGGCTCATAAAATCGTCGACATTTCCGCTATCAATCAGCTGATCGGTGGTTCATCACTAACTGATGACATTGAAGTACCTGAAGGCCATTACGAAGAAGAAAGCATGAAAAGCACTGTGGTGCCAAACCGCAACATGATCTTGCTGTCTCTGGCGGTTGGCTATGCCGTTTCGCTCAAGGCCAGTAAAGTCTTTTACGGTGCCCATTCAGGCGACCATGCAATCTATCCGGACTGTCGCCCTGAGTTTGTGAAAAAAATGGACGACGTCTGCCGCATCGCAAATTATGAAGAAATTGAAATTGTTTGCCCATACCTGAACAACAGCAAGATTGAGATCCTCACAGACGGCCTGAAAATGGGGCTCGACTACAGTAAAACCTGGACCTGCTACAATGGTCGTGAGAAGGCCTGTGGTAAGTGTGGAGCCTGTCAGGAGCGCCTGGAAGCCTTTACATTAAATCAGGCCAGTGACCCACTGTCTTACGAATAA
- the queE gene encoding 7-carboxy-7-deazaguanine synthase QueE — MYKINEVFETIQGEASHTGVPSIFVRLQGCPVGCAWCDTKQTWEVDPVYLVSLDQTVEKKADSDFWANATPEQLLALFEARGYTAKHVVITGGEPCMYDLNPLCDKLHAKGYQTQVETSGTFEILVPAQTWVTVSPKINMRGGYKVLASAMQRADEIKHPVAMEKHVEELEALFEETGVQPKLVYLQPISQKAKATKLAIDTCKRKNWRLSVQVHKYIGIS; from the coding sequence TTGTACAAGATAAATGAAGTGTTTGAAACCATCCAGGGTGAAGCCAGCCACACTGGTGTGCCTTCCATTTTTGTGCGCTTACAGGGATGCCCTGTAGGTTGCGCCTGGTGTGATACCAAGCAGACCTGGGAGGTTGACCCCGTTTATCTTGTAAGCTTGGATCAAACGGTAGAGAAAAAAGCGGATTCAGACTTTTGGGCCAATGCCACACCTGAGCAACTACTGGCTTTGTTTGAAGCGCGCGGCTATACCGCAAAACATGTAGTGATCACCGGGGGCGAGCCTTGTATGTATGATCTCAACCCGTTGTGCGACAAGCTTCATGCTAAGGGATATCAAACTCAGGTAGAAACCAGCGGTACTTTTGAAATTCTGGTGCCTGCGCAAACCTGGGTAACGGTATCTCCGAAAATCAATATGCGCGGCGGTTACAAAGTCCTGGCAAGTGCGATGCAAAGAGCGGATGAGATTAAACACCCGGTCGCAATGGAGAAGCACGTAGAAGAGCTCGAAGCCTTGTTCGAAGAGACCGGGGTTCAGCCTAAGCTGGTATACCTGCAACCTATCAGTCAAAAGGCGAAGGCGACTAAGCTGGCCATTGATACATGTAAACGGAAAAACTGGCGCTTGTCTGTGCAGGTCCATAAATATATTGGCATCAGTTAA